From the Telopea speciosissima isolate NSW1024214 ecotype Mountain lineage chromosome 9, Tspe_v1, whole genome shotgun sequence genome, the window GGGACAAAGAATGTGACAAGATTGTCGCTCCTCATCTCTGTCATTGCCATTGACTTCACTCAACTCATGTTCTGCCTCCAAATTAACTGTTTCAAGATTCAGTTGCTCTTCTGGGACCAAAGGTATAAAGGAATTCTTATCAATATAAACCACCAAATGGTTGGGACATTGAGCACTATATGCCCGAACCCTTTGCATGTAAAACATTGAATAGCAGCCTTTGGCATCCTAGGAGGTGTCGGAACCACTCAGAGGTGGAGAATATGGCCGGTTAGGTCATGAAGATGCCATAAATGAACCACTAGCCTGTGGTTTGCTGAATGAATTTTCTTGGGGAGAAGGCTGTTGCTGACTGGAATTATCACGCCTAGGAAAAGTATCTGTAAAAGTCTTTCGAGTGTATGACCGCTTTAGACTTTCTTCTACTTGATATGCCCACCTGTACAACATTCTGTATCGTAGGCAGTCAATTGGATGCTAGTTTAGTACTGATCTGAGGGTGTAATCCATTACGGAACTGTGCAACCAATACCTCCTCATCCCACTCAAAATCAGATCGAGTGGCTAAATGGTAAAACTTGGCTGCATACTCCTCAACTATCATGCTTTCCTATCTAAACTGTGCAAACCTAAGGTGCATGTGCTGCTTGTAGTCGGTACGCaggaatcatagttgtcaaggcatcgcatAGGCGTGCAGGTGCCAATGCCTTGAGTTGCCTAGACGCTGTGACGACTATGATAGGAATCTCCGGTTCATGGCTTCATTCATCTCAGCTCAACTAGTGACTACCCCGATGCCTCAAGTCCGATTATGTTGCTGGTGTTTGATCCATCAGACTCGAGCCATGTCCTTCAACTTAGCCTCTGCAAATAAAATCTTTCGTGCCTCACTCAATTTGTACCATCTGATAAATATCTCCAAATGGTGAATCAAATCAAGATACTGCTTTGGGTTGTTATCCCATAAAAATCAAGGGCGTCTAGCTTTGTTATCATCATATTGACCAACTCCatatggtggtggtgttggtgtaTGATGTGGCGGTGGTGTAACATGAGACGGGCCTTGTGGGATCGAGTTGGAAGAATCCCTAGATTGCATGGGACTCTTTACCTTTATCCCAGCTGGTCAATAGAAGCTTGCATGGATGCCATCATTGTTTGGGTGGAATTGACGCTGTGTTGAGGGTATCAACACGATTTGTGAGGTTGGCAATCTCCATCTTGCTTTCGTCTTTGTAGGAATTAAGCTGTTGGAGAATCTCACTATTGGTCACCATGGTTGGATATGGTTAGAATCTCCAAATTGGTGGCGATCCTGGGGTTCGGACTTCAGAAACCTTATTCAGGttcgctatgggcccacccaaataatAGGAGACTCAAATCAAAGGGTTGGTGGAAAAACAGTAAATAAACTGAAGTTTATAAGGAAATGGCAAATAGTAGGATAATGGCAATCTCGTAAGTAATTCCAAGTTTACAAGGGGATGTCACTTTGGTAATTTAAATAGAATCTTAAAAGGTAACTTAGGAAGATAAtgaaaaaaggataaaaagggAATTATAAATTAAAGAGGAAGGGCCATCTTGGAATCACAGTTAAAATAAGGGACATATGGGAATAAAGGaaacacaagaaaaaagaaataagagggaCTATCGAGAGAGGAGGGGGGAGAAAACTGATCCGTCTCATACCTATCGACGAACCGGAGGCTGCGACCAACAACCTTCAAAGGAGAGAAACTCCCTCAATATGCTTCGGCTGGTCCTATGGTTTGGGGAAGGGGTCAATACTGAAGAGGACTAGTGATTAGACATTATCTTTAGCCCAGACTGAAGGGGAGGAGGTCAAATCGAAGATCTGAAACTACCACCAGGCGACAATTGCAGTTTCAGCAGTGATGCAAAGCCTGGTTCTCACAACAGGACAGTGCTTAAGGGTTGAGGTTCAAAGGGTTTGGTTGCCCATGAAAGGGCTACCTTCAACCCaagtttgagagagaaagagagaagaaatagagatAAATGTCCAGCAAAAGAGTACTGCTGGTGTCTTTAGGGCAGAACAGtaactgaaaaaaaagaagagaaaaagaaagaaggaagaagggaaaaggaagaacAGGGAGGGAGAAACAAATATCGTACCTTAGCCGAGGAAAGAGGGAGATTGATGGAGAGGAAGATGGAGGAATTTTtcgactctgataccaaattggtggagacCCAATGAGAGAATGGGAAGATAACTGAGATAGAAACTCAGAGTTGTTGGGGAGAAAGGGAATCACAAAATCACAATCATGCCACACTCACGTTGAGCAAACCCAATCAACTTTCTTTTCCAAATCGTTTTATCGTTGGgtacatgcaagtatttaaagaggaggcaaaaaaacaacaaagatTTCTATTCATAtcctaaaactgaaataaaatggAACTCTACCACTAGTAGCCTACCCAAagtaaaacataataaaataaaagaaataaaagagtacAAGTTATACTCAACCTCTACAAgcctttattagaccaaaaagccaaattggtttggttccgtttgggtttgggtttccaaagcCGGTCGTATCGGTCCAACCACTCGAGAGCCACTGCATCACTTCTTATATGTGGAAGACactaatatatataattatatatatatatatatatatgataaaagggaccccccccccccccccccccccccccccccccccccccccccccccccccccccccccccccccccccccccccccccccccccccccccccccccccccccccctcccccccccccccccccccccccccacaccccccccccccccccccccccccccccccccccccccccccccccccccccccccccccccccccccaccccccccccatccccccccccccccccccccccccccccccccccccccccccccccccccccccccccccccccccccccccccccccccccccccccccccccccccccccccccccccccccccccccccccccccccccccccccccccccccccccccccccccccccccccccccccccccccccccccccccccccccccccccccccccccccccccccccccgccgcccaatatatatatatatatatgtatttttggACCTTAACAAAGTGGGAATATCTCCTTTAGTAGTTGTTTTAATTGACAGAGTTGGAATACTTCAACTTTTGCATTCTGTGTTTGTAGCCAAAGATTCATGTCGTAATGCAACACCACATGCTCTaatgtggttgtggtggtggcaTCATGCCTAATACTTTCGTATGGTTAACACTTACTGAATGGCATAATGGAAAGCTAAGTGTTGCTTCTACTATCATCATGATGTTGGGTGTTAATGCATGAGCATGATCGCCACCATTGGATgtggtttgatattttattttgggcCTTTGATTTGTAACTTGGATGTATTGTAATAATGTAGGTTAGAAAAATAGGATAGTTTTTTAAGTTGctttaagtcttttttttttagggaaatttacgtTTACCACCCCTGTGGTTTCAAACTATTATGTCTACCACCCCTGTAAATTTTTCAAATTATGTCTGTACCCCTGAGTGCTAACCCTGTTAGTTTTGGAAGGAAATGATAATTTTGCccttgtcctcttcttctttctggaTTAAGTCGTCTTCCTGCTGCCGTGGGTGTCCATGTTGGTTAGTGATCTCCCACTCTGTGACCATCCTCTCCTTTGTGGCCATATCCCTCTTTGCGCTACTCGACACAATATCCCCAAACCCCATTGATATCCCATCCACCACAAAATTCTCAAAACCCAGCACTAACACATCCACTGGATTTGGTACACATAGGagcaaagaaattaaaaaacacaTAACAACAGAGCAATCAAGTTATCATTTTGTGATATCTTCTTCTTATGTGATACGATTGGAAGAGGAAAAAGTGCAGTGAAGGCTGATCAGAAGAGAGGCGACTGGcggagatggaagagatgagGGCGAAGCAGGCGATGAAGGCGTCAAGGCCCGCATACACAATGCTTTTCACACATTCTCCTCTCCAtggctcttttggttttggttgtTGCTCTATTTCAGTACTTTGCACATCAGACCCTTTTTCTGCTTCCTCTTGCGATATGAGCAGGTGGGTAGAAGTGTTGCCATGCATTGGAGTTCCGTAAGCCAGCAAGtgagacaagagaagagagaagagagagaaaaaagcgAAGCAGGGGAGAGGATGGTAAAAACTGTGAAAAGATAAAGTGAAGTGCAAGACGGGAATGTTTTGGCATTGTAACCCTAAGGATGTTTTACCGAAATTGTAAGAGAACAGCTTTCAGTCTGGTCCTACCATTTAAGTAAGACCCTTTTGTGGTTCTATTCAGGGAATCGATCGATTGTgagattttttccccctttcttccCCACTATTTCtactctcttcctttctttctcatcCCTGCGGTTGATACTACTGACAGAATCCTTCcattttctccatcttcttttccttttctattctcCCCTGTGAAAgcctgttcttcctcttttctgtTGGGTTATTGTTGGTAGGCTATTCTGCTGTCTAGAATTCTCTGAAACAACACTGAAAAGTTTTTCTGCTACTGATTAACAGGTcagtttatttttatgaatcTCGCTGGAGATGAAGGCCAGACCTTCGTTTCTTCTGTTATGAGTGTGTTATGGGTGTTTTAGggagttggaggaggaagatgaaAAAGGAGGGTAAAAAGGTCGTGTTACATGGACCCAGGGGTAGTCTGGGCATTTAGATTATATTtgggtgatgacatcatcacttaactgttctcaTCTAACAGTAGGGGTACatttgtaagaatctttcaaaatacaggagaggtttatgaaatagatgaaatttcAAGGGTGGTAAACGTAATAGTTTGAAACCACAGAGGTGGTAAAcctaaatttccctttttttaatgaaaacaatATAAGTAATAGTGCTTTGGAAGGTTGCAATAAACGTCAAGAAACCACAAATGTTAAATATATACggaaaattagggtgtctgaagttAAGGTAGCCTCcaagaagatgaaaataggtGAAGCAATAGGTCAAGATGGTATTCCAATAGAGGTTTGGAAGACCTTGGGAATCTATGGAATAACTTGGTTaactaagttgtttaataagattatgagcacaagaaaaatgctagatgaatggagaagcattgtggttccaatttatcaaaaatataagtgatattcaaagctgtaATAACTGTAGAGGAATAGAACTTCCAAGTCATATTAGGAAATTATGGAAGAGAGTAATTGAAAAATATTTCagataaccaatttggttttatgctaggaagatcAATCGTAGAAGCTATTTATTTGCTTAGGAGACTCtggaaagatttaaagaatgtaAGAAGGATTTCCATATGGTCTTTGTTAAATTAGCCCCTAGAGACTTAAATTTGCAAATACTAGAGAAGAAAAGGGCTTTGGGTAAATATGTGGGCTTTATAAAAGATCTGTATAATGGTgtagtgactagtgtaagaactgggGGTGGGGAGGTAGGGTAGCAAatttccaattacaattggattacattAGGATTAGTTTTAATAATAGACGAGttgactagagacattcaagatcaaatcccttggtgtatgctttttgctgatgatgttGTTTTGGTGGGTGAAACAAAAGTAGAGATAAATGCAACGTTGGAATTATGGagaccaaccttggaatcaaaagatcTTAAGATATGTAGGACAAAAACGGAGTATACTGTGTAACTTTTGTAGCAGTAGGACTGAAAGTGAGGTGGTGATTATTGATGATAGGGAGATATTGCAAAGGGAAAATTTTAGATACTTAGGTCCAATCATAAAGAAAGAAGGATAATggaggatgatgttgcacaaagaattaaaataaggTGGATGAATTGGAGGAGTGCGTCcggagtattgtgtgatcgtcttattcctttaaaactcaaaggaaGATTTTATAGGACAATTATCCGACCTGCAAAGATGTATGGActatggagctgaatgttgggcagtgaattaacaacatataaataaacttagtgtagctgaaatgaggatgttgagatggatgagttaataaaactagaaaatataaaataaagaatgagcaaattagagctaatttaggagtagcttcGATAGATGATAAGTTGTGAAAAAGTTGtttgtttgaggtggtatggacttgtgcaatggaggcctttgaataCTCCAGTATAGagggtgatttgatttagattgaaggagttaaaagaccaaagggtaggcctaaaatgactttaGGAGAAGTGGAGAGGattatagttgtcaaggcgcgtGTCTAGGCGCCTTGGATGCTTAGGTGGGCGTTTTGGACGCCTTGATCGCCTTGTTGGTTTCACTTTGCTTTCAAGCCCCCGCCAACGCCTTGTGttgtcttgacaactatggagaaTAAAGACATGTgtagcttaggactagtaacaagcATGGCTTTGAATATAGCTGATAGATtagagaaaaaggatccatgtaaccgaccccatttagttgggatcagggcagttgagttgagttgaattgagtTGTAAGTCTTTTGTTTTAAGTGTCATTGTGCTAGCCGTGGGAAGAGAGCTGAATTTCAGAAGTTCTCTCTACCAAAAGTTGTGGTTAGTTTTAGGAagatatttctcttcttttattaattttcatGTCATTAAGAGATGATGCATATTATTCTTAAATTCCagctgttttttcctttttaattagaGTTATAATGGGATAGGAAACTCCCCTTTTCTAGCTTGCTTATAGGAAAGTCCCTTGtctatatatgttttttcttttatgctttatttagAAAGAATCTTATTGGTTGATTGTTTTTCCACACCCAATATTGTTCAATTTAGTAGTCTTTAAACAAGATTTGAATGtagttacccaaaaaaaaaagatttgaatGCTACACTACAGCCCACGATTTGATGAATGGGATTTAATTGATTTAGTAATTTTGAGTCTGTTGCctcccttgctctctctcaTCCATGATCTCCtctcttcatcctcttctttaACTTTTCTTCCATCAAACCCACCACCGGCAGATCCCCCTTTTGATCTGCATCAggtgtcttcttttttttttgggggggggggggttgggggaggggggaaggtggGGTCTGGTATTTAGGATCCCATTAAGTTCGATGACCATTTTCTTTTCGGTAATCAAGTTAAATGATCATTATTGATGTACACCGATTTtgtaattcaaaatttttctgCCTTTTCTAGTAGTCGAAATTTGGTCACATATTTCCCTTGAGGAAAGATTGTTAATGAACCCTAATTGGAGAGTGCTTTGGCACACTAATATGGCTCAATCCCAGGTATTGGGAATTTCATTTATTAGAGGAAAGGAGCTATTATATTAAATTTGTGGAGTATTCCTCCAACTCATTCATTAATCTTGTTTCTGCTTTTGCAGATGCAGATGAAGATTAGCACCTCTGTGGCCTGTGTTTGCTGGACAGTTTAGTTGCATGTGCGTGGAACCTCTATGCTGGTTCATCCTTTTGGGTTATAGACACAGACAATTCACTTTATCTCATCTGTTGGCTTGCTGTTTGTAATCTTGTCCACCCCTCCCCCCAGGGTACTGAATTTGCTTAAGCCCTGTGCAACACTCTGCAATGCATTGAAATGCTAATGGAGAAAAATAGGGTTGagtcagaaaaaataaaagcaatggTAAGAGCAATTTACTATTCTTTAATTGCACTCTTCAAATACTACTCATTTCAAGTAGATGTCATGTTTATAACAGTTTGAATAAATACATGGAAACTACCAAGGTCATGAATAAATGGAAAATCCCAAGGTCATGAGCCTGTAAAACCAAGGAGTCTGGACTGATATAGCAACAGCAGCAGGAAGAAGACCCTCTTGCATTGATCAATTAGGGTAAAACACGAGGCCTATAAGCCTTGCTTGGTGTGTGATTTGGAAGTCCTAATAGTAACAGCGAGTATGAGAGTTGGTGTAAACTAGTGATACGAAGAATCTTCTTGGTCTTGATATTATGACTACCTTCCCACCTTATGAAGCACGCTGTGGTTCAATGGTCGAAAGTTTGAGGccagtctcttcttcttccctggaTGACCGGATGAGCTTGACCTCAAGTTCTCAAAGAAGATTACTGAAATAACTTAAGTTGAGATTGGTACGGGGAAAGTTTTCCAGAGTTAGTGGAGGGTGGGTACCCAGCATTCTCTCCCTTTATACTTATCACTGTTCATATTTAATGAATAAATTGTAGAAACAAGTGAATGGTAAAATTACAATTTACGCAAACTGTGCAAGTATTGGATTGCACCAGCGAGGAAATAACAAGAAGATttgcagggggggggggtggcaaAAACTGAAACAGTGAAAATGAAAAGGACACTCATGTGTTTTTTCTAATGTTTATGGGTTGTAATCTTCTTCTCACAATGAAACCTCCTTGTGTTAGATATGTGTCTTAAGAGGTCACATACTTGCCGAGATGATGGTCTCTCTGCTGGGACGGTTCTTGTGCACTGCAGTGCAACATCGAGCACTTGGAACACTGCACATTCTTCATTGGGCAATAGCGGTTTCAAAGAAGGATCGATTAATTCCTCTCGAGCAGGTCCCGGCATGTCAAAATGTGATTCAACCCACCTCACCATGTCCATATCAACTCCGAAGATCCCATCAGTGGGCATCCGTCCACTCACGAGTTCTATTAACACAATACCCATGCTATACACATCACTCTTCTCCGTCGCCGTCAATGAGTACGCGTACTCTGTGAGGCACCAAGGTAAGAGAATCAGCATTGATTGGGTAACCCAAAAAAGCTGTTGATGTGGTAATTTTAACCATTCAATCAATCTAAATATTTAGTAGGGCAACAGTTTTGAATATTTTGAAGAAAAGAACATATACATATAGCAGTTAAAGAGTAGTACCTGGAGCTATGTAACCGTAAGAGCCAGCGAACCAGAAATTTGACTCGGTGTTTGACGAGTCATGGCTTTCTGTAAGTGCTTTTGCCAGCCCAAAATCACCCAAATGTGCTTCCATATTGGTATCAAGTAGCACATTGCTTGACTTAATGTCTCTGTGAACGATCGGTGGGATGCAATCATGGTGGAGATATTCTATGCCCTGTGCTAACCCTTCTGCTATCTTCAATCGCACTTCCCAATCAAAggtattcttcttcttaccaCTGAGAAATGGCTTGTGCAACCAATCCCACACACTTCCATTCTCCATGTATTCGTATATCAGCAGATTTATTTCTGTTCCTTTGTTACTGCAGTACCCCATCAACTTCACTATATGCCTGTGCCTTATCCTGCCAAGGGTCCGAACCTCCCTGGCAAAGCTCTTATCCAGTAGGAGATCGTCTTTTCTCAATATGTTCTTGACTGCAACTACCTCTCCATTGGGTAAATCTGCCTTATATATCTTCCCTGACCCACCTGATCCAACCATGTACTCCTCGCTTAGATTGTTGGTGGCTTCCATGATGTCTTCCCATGTGAATTCTTGCCTGGTGGTGCCACCTTGGAAGAACAGTCGCCGCTGTGCTCGTGAGGAGCTCGAAGAGGACGCACAGTTCACTTCGTGTGCTCGTCTGAGAGATCGGTAGTGCTTATTCAACAGATGAACAAGCATTAGTATTAGTAGAGCAACAGCAGCTGCAGTTGAGGCAACCGTGATTGCCACCACTGATGCTGTTCTGGGACCAGAGTGATGCCTGCTGGATTCTGAGTTGTCACAGGGCTGAAGTGGGATTCCACACAAGCCAAGGTTCCCAGCAAAGGTTTCGGCTGGCCAATGCAAGAACTGATTGTCCAATTGGCCACTGAGACTGTTGTAAGAAAGGTCAAGCTTGACCAAGCTGCTCAATTCACCAATTTGGAGAGGGACTTCCCCAACAAGCTCATTGTGAGATAGATCAAGCACTTCAAGTTTAGACAATGTCCCAATAGAAGGTGGGATGTCACCAGTAAGATTGTTGTAGCTGAGATCCAACACACTCTGCAGATTTTGGAGTTCTGAAAGCTCAATCGGTATTCCGCCACTGAAGCTATTCCATGAGAGCCAGAGCTCATATAGTTTGCTCAAATTGCCGATGGCTGGAGGGATAAGCCCGGAGAATCGGTTGTGGCTGAGGTCGAGGGCATTGAGGGATACAAGATCTCCAATTTCAGGAGGAATGGTCCCATATAGTGAATTGTTGTCGAGAGAAAGTACTAGGAGATTGGAGCATTTGAATAATTCTCGAGGGAGAGGGCCAGCAAATGAATTCGAGGAGAGCTTTAGCTCACCCAACTGAGGCAAGCTTCCCAGCCACGTTGGGATTGGTCCGGTAAGAAGGTTATTGTTCAGATCAATGTGGGTGAGTTTCTTGCATAGTGAGAGTTCTACAGGTATCACTCCACTGAGAAAATTATAAGAAAGGTCTAGGAGTGAGAGCTCACTGATCTCACCCAAGGTCAAAGGAATTTTTCCGCTAAATTGGTTGCTGCCCAACCGAAGCCTTCCAAGAGCAGGCGAATGGCCCAACTGGGGAGGAATTTCATGGTTAAAAGAATTGTTAGTGagatcaaaagaaagaagagaacgCGAGCCACACAGTGCTGTAATGCTACCATTCAATCTATTATTGGAAAGATTCACCCTTGTCAGGTTGGCAATATTCACTAGTTCCTCTGGAAGACTACCTTCAAGAGAATTGTTGTAAAGCATGAACAGCTGCAAGGATTCAAGCAATCCGAAGGTTGCCGGGATGCCACCGGTAAGATTATTATCTGCCAAATCTATGACAGTTAGTTGTTGACAGTTACCCAAGGTGGCAGGGATTTCGCCAGTGAGGTCATTCTGTCTGATATGAAGAAAATTCAATTCCTTCAGCTTTCCAATGGTGATTGGAATGCTCCCTGTGAACTGATTTCCATAAAAATCAACCATTTGCAGGCTGGAACAGTTACCTATCTCCATAGGGATCTCCCCCGATAACTGATTCTCATAGAGATAGAGGATTTCGAGGTTTCCGAGCTTCCCAATCTCCGGAGGCAGACTACCATATAAATTATTATGGTACAGAGACAGTGTTTGAAGATTACTGAGGTTTCCAATGAATGGAGGAATTGAGCCCACCAAGCTGTTGTTGTTCAATAAAAGATCAGTCAGATTCAGCAGCTCAAACAGTTCCATGGGTATTGATCCCTCAAGCGTATTATCAGAAAGATCTAATCTTTGCAACGACTTGCAATCCCTGAACCCAGTTGGAATGTTCCCGACAAACCCATTGCCAGACAAAACCAGATATTCTAAACTGGTTGTGTTTGAACAGATTTTTCCAGAGAGAGCACCAGAAAGTTCGTTCATTGAGAGCAACATGTAAATGAGCTCACCCAAGTCGCCAAATTCTTCAGGGATTCCTCCTGTGAGCTTGTTCATGGACAAATCCAGATTCTGAAGACTTCCCAACTTGGACAGAGATTTGGGAATGGTACCCTCAAGACGGTTCCCTACAAAATTGAGATAAACGAGTTGACTTAACTCACCTAGCTCGGCCGGAATTTCGCCGGAGAGAGTATTGTTGGCGAGGTTGAGAATTTGAAGGTTGCTGAGCCGACCCAATTCGCTCGGTATTGTCCCTGTGAGATTGTTAAGAGCAGCGGTGATGACGACGACGCTCGAGCAGTTCCCAAGCTCAGCTGGAATCGGGCCTTTGAGTTGGTTCTGTTGCAAAATCAGGTTCTCAACTCGTTCGAGCCGCCCTAATTCTGGTGGAATCCAACCAGTGAGGCTGCAAGAGGCTAAACCAAGAGTGATCAAGTTGGAGAGATCACCGAAAGAGCTGGGAATTGGTCCTGTGAGACCGTTGTCACCGATCCTAAGGACTTGGAGACTAGTGAGGGATCCGAGTTGGGTTGGAATCGGGCCGGTGAGTTGGTTGGAGAAGAGCAGCAAAGAGACAAGTGATGTGAGGTTAGCAAGGTGAAGTGGAATGGGCCCTGTGAGTAGGTTGGAGGAGAGGTCGAGGTGGAGCAGGTAAGGCAAGAGACCGAGTGAGGGTGAAAGTGAACCGGCAAGGGACGAGTCGGACAGGTTAAGGCCTAACACTTGAGACGAGCCATCAACCGAGTTGAACCCACAAAAAACTCCGCTCCAACTACAGAAATCTGGGTTGTCTGCAGTCCATCCTTCCAAAACATTTAATGGGTCATTAACGAACGATTCCTTTACCTCCAAA encodes:
- the LOC122639259 gene encoding LRR receptor-like serine/threonine-protein kinase GSO1, producing MATKSRKVVLSVLVLLLFMLMGFESLLVVSGQDSPTLRVLLEVKESFVNDPLNVLEGWTADNPDFCSWSGVFCGFNSVDGSSQVLGLNLSDSSLAGSLSPSLGLLPYLLHLDLSSNLLTGPIPLHLANLTSLVSLLLFSNQLTGPIPTQLGSLTSLQVLRIGDNGLTGPIPSSFGDLSNLITLGLASCSLTGWIPPELGRLERVENLILQQNQLKGPIPAELGNCSSVVVITAALNNLTGTIPSELGRLSNLQILNLANNTLSGEIPAELGELSQLVYLNFVGNRLEGTIPKSLSKLGSLQNLDLSMNKLTGGIPEEFGDLGELIYMLLSMNELSGALSGKICSNTTSLEYLVLSGNGFVGNIPTGFRDCKSLQRLDLSDNTLEGSIPMELFELLNLTDLLLNNNSLVGSIPPFIGNLSNLQTLSLYHNNLYGSLPPEIGKLGNLEILYLYENQLSGEIPMEIGNCSSLQMVDFYGNQFTGSIPITIGKLKELNFLHIRQNDLTGEIPATLGNCQQLTVIDLADNNLTGGIPATFGLLESLQLFMLYNNSLEGSLPEELVNIANLTRVNLSNNRLNGSITALCGSRSLLSFDLTNNSFNHEIPPQLGHSPALGRLRLGSNQFSGKIPLTLGEISELSLLDLSYNFLSGVIPVELSLCKKLTHIDLNNNLLTGPIPTWLGSLPQLGELKLSSNSFAGPLPRELFKCSNLLVLSLDNNSLYGTIPPEIGDLVSLNALDLSHNRFSGLIPPAIGNLSKLYELWLSWNSFSGGIPIELSELQNLQSVLDLSYNNLTGDIPPSIGTLSKLEVLDLSHNELVGEVPLQIGELSSLVKLDLSYNSLSGQLDNQFLHWPAETFAGNLGLCGIPLQPCDNSESSRHHSGPRTASVVAITVASTAAAVALLILMLVHLLNKHYRSLRRAHEVNCASSSSSSRAQRRLFFQGGTTRQEFTWEDIMEATNNLSEEYMVGSGGSGKIYKADLPNGEVVAVKNILRKDDLLLDKSFAREVRTLGRIRHRHIVKLMGYCSNKGTEINLLIYEYMENGSVWDWLHKPFLSGKKKNTFDWEVRLKIAEGLAQGIEYLHHDCIPPIVHRDIKSSNVLLDTNMEAHLGDFGLAKALTESHDSSNTESNFWFAGSYGYIAPEYAYSLTATEKSDVYSMGIVLIELVSGRMPTDGIFGVDMDMVRWVESHFDMPGPAREELIDPSLKPLLPNEECAVFQVLDVALQCTRTVPAERPSSRQVCDLLRHISNTRRFHCEKKITTHKH